The following DNA comes from Halorhabdus tiamatea SARL4B.
CTCCGAATCGAGCGCCGCGCTTGATCCGCACTACATTGCTGGCCTGCTGAACAGTAACCTGCTTGACTTCTATTACAAAGCGTACTACGAACACCTGAGTTTCCGTCACGCACCCGCGGTCCGAGTCCGCCCATCACACCTGCACCACGCACCCATCAAACTCCCGGACGACGACACGCGAGAGACGATCGCCGACCACTCCAAAACACTCCACGAAGCCAAACGCGAGGTGAAGAAACTCCGGCATGAACGCGAGACGCTGTTCGAATCGTTCAAAGAAGACGGTCGTACGGTGTCATTCCGTTCGAAAATCCGGTCGGTCGAAGAGTCACGGGATTACAACATCAGGACGTTCTCCGTCGAACAAGACGGGACCGAAGTGAGTCTCAACACGCATTACACGGTGAAGATGCACAGTACGCACGAAGCCGCTGCGCTCACCGAATTCCTCGAAGAGTACGGGAACGAGTACATAGCCGGTGATAAACTCCGGAACTTGGAGTTACCGGAGAGTTTGGATTCGTTCGCTGATGAGCACAGTGATTTGGACAGTGCGATTGGTGACTTAGAAACACGGATTGACGCGGAGGTAGATGCGTTGAACGATGCCGTGTACGACCTGTACGGTGTTACGGGCCACAAGGATGAGATTGAAGCGTATCTTGATACGTTCTTGAAAGTGATTAAGTGATGAGTGAGGGGTTAGAAGTCGTTAATGTGGTCGGGTCCGGGGAGTTCGATTTGGAGCTTGATTTAGAGGTTCTTGCACGCGATTTAGGCGACGTTGCAGAGTACGACCCGGACGGGCACACAGGGATGCATATCCGCCTCTCCAACGGGGCGTTGGTAACACTGTACCGGACTGGGAGTTACCACATCGTCGGGATTGAATCGGAGCAAGGTCTGACCGAATCGCGTGAGGAGCTCATCGAGCGATTACAGAGACTTGAGATCCAGTTCGACCCGTCGGCAGACGGGTTCGGTGTCCGGAACATCGTTTGTACTGGGGACTACGGAGAAGCTGTGAATTTGAACGCGCTCACGATCGGGTTAGGGCTTGAGAATGTCGAGTATGAGCCTGAACAGTTCCCCGGGTTAGTGTACCGGCCGGAGGGCTTCGATGCGGTCGTGTTAGTGTTCGCATCAGGAAAGCTCGTGATTACGGGTTTAACTACTCTTAACACGGCGTCCCAGGTGCTCGATTCCGTGAGTGCGGATATCAGTGAGTTACTGCCGTAGGACGAACGCCCGTCCCTGGTGTCGTTGGTATCTACGAACCTGTGCTTGTTCGAACGGATGTACACAGGTACGTACACGAGAACGTACCGACGAACGTACACGAGTCCGTCAGTACACACGCCCACGCAACCAAACGGTGTTTACTGCAGAGTATCTAAACCGGCTCACGTCGGCGCGAACCCCTGGTTCGGGAGCGTGTGATCCCGCGAAAACCGGCCTGTGCGCGTCGGTTAGTCGTCTATCGGTGGGCGCACGTCACGCCCCCGAACGTCCACCGTCCGCCCGGAATCTAACGCGACTCGGTACAGGCGACTATCTACATCAACACCAGTCACGTCTCCGGCGTCGTCGTGGAGTACAGTCACGACCTCACCGTGCGCCCCGTGCAGATCGTGGTCCACGTCTGCTTCGTCGGGGATGTCAATCCGGACGCGGTCTCCTTCGCCTGCCTGTTGCACACTCTGGTCGTGTGTCGTTAGTAACGTAAATCGTTCTGTTACTCGTCCGCGTTGTTTCTGAGTGCTTCCCGGTGCCGGTCAATGCTCGCTTCCATTTCATCCGAGGATTCGAACGCGTCCAGTTCTTCCAGGAACGTCCGGTATTCCTCACGGGAGAGTCGGGGGACGGATTTCGGGAATGGCATGTGTGTTGGTAAGTTGCCGAGCGGGATAACGTAAGGATACGTGTTCGCCTGAGGGTGCGTACGTGAGTACGGGCGGTCGGGCGGACTCGGGTAGGTACGGACGGGTGTACACGCGCACGTACACGGCCACGTACTCGGGTACGTACCTGCGCACGTCCACACACCCCGGAGAACACACGAACGGTCCTGCACCCCGTTGAGCGCGTTAACGAACGTACGTGAACCCGCGAGTCGGCGGTGTCTTCGTCTGCGGGGCATCGACGAACTCCACCGGGTCGAACCAGATGCGCCCGTCCTCCACGCGCCGGATGCGCGAGCGAGCGATTACACGATCGCCGTCGCTGAACAGGATGGACGCACCGCGCCCGGTTTGCCGCGGGGTGCCGTTGACGGTCCAGTAACACTCGGTTGTGTCGGGGTTGGTAATGTTCTCACGGGCTTTGTGCTCGATGTCCTCCCGCGTCGTTCGGATGAGCACGTCTTGAATGCCGGCTGCTGCTTTCGCTTCCACTTTGAGTTGTTCTTCGGTCGCTCCGGTCACGTCTGCGAGTTCTTCGATCGTCGGAACTTTGGACATACCGGTTGGTAAGACGGTTACAGGTATGAGCGGCAGATACGGTACACTCGGTACACGACTCGGATTGGGAGGAGTAG
Coding sequences within:
- a CDS encoding TATA-box-binding protein; its protein translation is MSEGLEVVNVVGSGEFDLELDLEVLARDLGDVAEYDPDGHTGMHIRLSNGALVTLYRTGSYHIVGIESEQGLTESREELIERLQRLEIQFDPSADGFGVRNIVCTGDYGEAVNLNALTIGLGLENVEYEPEQFPGLVYRPEGFDAVVLVFASGKLVITGLTTLNTASQVLDSVSADISELLP